One segment of Romeriopsis navalis LEGE 11480 DNA contains the following:
- a CDS encoding ABC transporter ATP-binding protein produces MNVAAVNEANLADAGAFSATAQLSMRHVTKVFPGKRDIFSKLTRKTSRDFVAIENISLDIEPNTFVSIIGPSGCGKSTLLDMIAGLSATSAGEILLNDLPVRGPGPDRGMVFQNYALMPWMTVEENIRFAVETVYPKTDPKQMRRTIKEHIQLVGLTGAEKKHPHELSGGMRQRVGIARALAISPQILLMDEPFGALDALTRGFLQDEVVRIWEQQRKTVIMITHSIEEALLLSDRIVMMTRGPAARIDEILDVPFPRPRDRANLDQHPAYHDLKAKMEEHLFRETRAVEEARINA; encoded by the coding sequence ATGAATGTTGCAGCTGTGAATGAAGCAAATTTAGCGGATGCTGGTGCCTTTTCCGCGACGGCACAACTGTCGATGCGGCATGTGACGAAGGTCTTTCCGGGGAAGCGGGATATCTTTAGTAAGCTGACGCGCAAGACCTCGCGGGATTTTGTGGCGATCGAGAACATCAGCCTCGATATTGAACCGAATACCTTTGTCTCGATTATTGGTCCATCGGGCTGTGGCAAGTCAACCTTGCTGGATATGATCGCTGGACTTTCGGCCACATCCGCCGGTGAGATTTTGCTGAATGATCTGCCGGTTCGGGGGCCGGGACCGGACCGGGGCATGGTGTTTCAGAACTATGCGCTGATGCCTTGGATGACCGTGGAGGAAAATATTCGATTTGCTGTAGAAACGGTTTATCCCAAGACAGACCCGAAGCAAATGCGCCGCACGATCAAGGAGCATATTCAGTTGGTCGGATTGACTGGTGCGGAGAAGAAGCATCCCCATGAGCTGTCGGGGGGTATGCGACAGCGGGTGGGGATTGCCCGCGCCTTGGCGATTAGTCCGCAGATTTTGCTGATGGATGAGCCGTTTGGTGCGTTGGATGCCCTGACGCGCGGCTTTCTCCAGGATGAAGTGGTGCGGATCTGGGAGCAGCAGCGCAAGACGGTAATCATGATTACCCACAGTATTGAGGAGGCGTTGTTGTTATCCGATCGGATTGTGATGATGACCCGTGGTCCAGCGGCGCGGATTGATGAAATCCTCGATGTGCCGTTCCCCAGGCCGCGCGATCGGGCTAATCTGGACCAACATCCGGCTTATCACGATCTGAAGGCCAAGATGGAGGAGCATTTATTCCGAGAGACGCGGGCAGTGGAGGAGGCACGGATTAATGCTTAG
- the cynS gene encoding cyanase, with translation MAILAVTEQLLAAKKAAGLTFADLEAKVGADEVWIASVFYRQASASKEEATKMIEAIGADSSLIEALMECPVKGSLDPLVPTDPLIYRFYEIMQVYGMPIKTVVHEKFGDGIMSAIDFTIDVEKEEDSKGDRVKVIMCGKFLPYKKW, from the coding sequence ATGGCGATTCTAGCAGTAACTGAGCAGCTTTTGGCGGCGAAGAAGGCCGCAGGGCTAACGTTTGCCGATCTTGAAGCCAAGGTGGGTGCGGATGAGGTGTGGATTGCCTCGGTGTTCTATCGTCAGGCGAGTGCGTCGAAGGAAGAAGCCACGAAGATGATTGAGGCGATCGGGGCGGACAGTTCGCTGATTGAAGCACTGATGGAATGCCCTGTGAAAGGCTCGCTTGATCCTTTGGTGCCGACTGATCCGTTGATCTATCGGTTCTACGAAATTATGCAGGTCTATGGCATGCCGATTAAGACGGTAGTGCATGAGAAATTTGGTGATGGGATTATGAGTGCGATCGACTTCACGATCGATGTGGAGAAGGAGGAAGATTCCAAGGGCGATCGGGTCAAGGTGATTATGTGCGGTAAGTTCTTGCCCTATAAGAAGTGGTAG
- the ntrB gene encoding nitrate ABC transporter permease — translation MALSKSAQAPLMGVGERDSPFLSENVKAFLLFIGSLGAFLLFWEIGARSGLFAKGMPTASKTLQELWWWTTHPFFDNGPNDLGIGWNLLISLRRVSIGYLLASVIAVPLGILIGISPVAQKAFNPFVQLLKPVSPLAWLPLGLYILRDSEKTGIFIIVISSIWPTLINTAFGVANVSAEYLDVAKTLGASRLRTIVKVIIPAALPSIVAGLRISMGISWLVIVAAEMLLGTGLGYFIWNEWNNLYIPNILVAIFIIGLVGLLLDNIFAALEKFVAFGRNS, via the coding sequence ATGGCATTGAGTAAATCGGCACAAGCGCCGCTCATGGGGGTTGGCGAAAGGGACTCACCGTTCTTGAGTGAAAATGTCAAAGCCTTTTTGTTATTTATTGGATCGCTGGGTGCGTTTCTGCTGTTTTGGGAGATAGGTGCTCGGAGTGGGCTGTTCGCGAAGGGGATGCCCACGGCGTCGAAAACACTGCAAGAACTATGGTGGTGGACGACCCATCCATTCTTTGACAATGGCCCGAATGATTTGGGCATTGGCTGGAACCTGCTCATTAGCCTCCGGCGGGTGTCGATCGGTTATCTGTTGGCGTCGGTGATTGCGGTACCCCTGGGCATCCTGATCGGGATTTCGCCGGTTGCACAGAAGGCATTTAACCCGTTTGTGCAGCTGTTAAAGCCGGTATCACCATTGGCTTGGTTGCCGTTGGGTTTGTATATCTTGCGGGATTCCGAGAAGACGGGGATTTTCATTATCGTCATCTCTAGCATTTGGCCGACGCTGATCAATACGGCTTTTGGCGTGGCGAACGTCAGTGCGGAGTATTTGGATGTGGCAAAGACCCTGGGGGCGTCGCGGCTGCGGACGATTGTCAAAGTGATTATTCCCGCAGCGTTGCCTAGTATCGTGGCCGGTTTGCGTATCAGTATGGGCATTTCCTGGCTGGTGATCGTGGCGGCGGAAATGCTTCTGGGGACGGGGCTAGGCTACTTTATCTGGAACGAATGGAATAACCTTTACATTCCTAATATCTTGGTGGCGATTTTCATTATTGGTTTAGTGGGGCTGCTGTTGGATAACATCTTTGCCGCGCTCGAAAAGTTTGTTGCGTTTGGTCGAAACTCATGA
- a CDS encoding nuclear transport factor 2 family protein translates to MTAKKLVPPFDAEIAMAKVRMAEDAWNSRDPDRVCMAYTEDSHWRNRAEVFQGREQIREFLRRKWDKELDYRLVKEMWAFGENRIAVRFQYEWHDDAGQWYRAYGNENWEFSESGLMRRREASINDRPIQESDRRFDWDASGPRPADHPGLIDSPV, encoded by the coding sequence ATGACTGCGAAGAAGTTAGTGCCGCCGTTTGATGCAGAAATTGCGATGGCGAAGGTGCGGATGGCGGAGGATGCCTGGAATAGCCGGGATCCCGATCGCGTCTGTATGGCCTATACCGAAGATAGCCACTGGCGGAATCGGGCCGAGGTATTTCAGGGGCGGGAGCAGATTCGGGAATTTCTGCGGCGCAAGTGGGATAAGGAGTTGGACTATCGCCTGGTCAAGGAAATGTGGGCCTTTGGGGAGAACCGGATTGCCGTGCGGTTTCAGTATGAGTGGCATGATGATGCAGGGCAGTGGTACCGGGCCTACGGTAATGAAAATTGGGAGTTTAGTGAAAGTGGCTTGATGCGACGGCGGGAAGCGAGTATCAACGATCGGCCGATCCAGGAAAGCGATCGCCGGTTTGATTGGGATGCCTCGGGCCCCCGGCCGGCCGATCATCCGGGCTTGATTGATTCGCCAGTTTAA
- a CDS encoding HupE/UreJ family protein — translation MLHSLSNKLFAKLSLRIEHVIVAIALVLGLCLVAQPVLAHHPMGGRLPSNALEGFLSGVGHPMIGLDHFAFVVAIGLLAAVLRWGLSLPIGFVMASLLGTGIHLMSLDLPAPEFFISLSVLLFGALLALRRHPHTVIILGLAMLAGTFHGYAYGEAIVGADMAPLLSYLLGFTSIQLLVSVVAYGVAKRLGANSSVPPLSLRFCGFALTGIGSMLLTSTVLG, via the coding sequence ATGCTACATTCCCTGTCTAACAAGCTGTTTGCGAAGCTGTCTTTGCGCATCGAGCATGTGATTGTTGCGATTGCTTTAGTGTTGGGTTTATGTCTTGTGGCACAGCCAGTGCTGGCCCATCATCCGATGGGTGGCCGCTTGCCGTCGAATGCGTTGGAAGGTTTCTTGTCTGGGGTGGGTCACCCGATGATTGGGCTGGATCACTTCGCATTTGTCGTGGCGATTGGGCTATTGGCCGCAGTGTTGCGGTGGGGTCTGAGTTTGCCGATTGGGTTTGTGATGGCATCGCTGTTGGGTACCGGAATTCATCTAATGAGTCTTGATTTGCCTGCGCCGGAATTTTTCATTTCCTTATCGGTTTTGTTGTTTGGAGCGTTGTTAGCGTTGCGGCGACACCCGCATACGGTAATCATCCTGGGCTTGGCAATGTTGGCTGGGACGTTTCATGGGTATGCCTACGGAGAAGCGATCGTCGGCGCGGATATGGCACCGCTGTTGTCTTATCTGCTTGGTTTTACATCGATTCAATTGCTCGTTTCGGTGGTGGCTTATGGGGTGGCAAAACGTCTTGGGGCAAATAGTTCGGTGCCACCGCTGAGTCTCCGATTTTGCGGCTTTGCCTTAACAGGTATCGGGTCGATGTTACTCACAAGCACAGTACTGGGCTAA